The DNA window CGTTGGTTTATCCACCGACGAGTTCAATTGGGATGAGAAACACAAAAAGTGCTATTTCGATTACGAAAAGCGTAAACAGCTGCTAGAAGCTGTCCGCTATGTAGATCTGGTTATTCGCGAGGAAAGCTGGGATCAGAAGCGCAGCGACATACATAAATACCATGCCGATGTATTCGCGATCGGTGATGACTGGAAAGGAAAATTTGACTTTCTGCAAGAAGAAGGTTGCGAAGTGGTGTACTTATCCCGCACACCGGAAATTTCTACTACTCAGATTAAGAAGGATTTGAACCGGTAATTTGCAGGAGAGAAACAGCGATTGACCTATTAAAATAGATACTAATATGTAGTAATTCAGACGGCCTGTTGAAAAAGCCAGTTTTATGCCGAGACTGCTTCATGTGGAAAAAATTTTGGTATGCGTCTAAAGTAATTTAGATAATTTTGTACTTTCAATATTTCTTCTCGGAGAGACAGATATTTTTTCAAAAGCCAATAAATACTTGGCGATTGCTTGACGATTCGCTTAATGTTTTGGGCCATTGCGGTCATCAGAGCCTGAATCGATACTTTCTGTAATCCCCGGTAACGGGCACGTCTTAGTCCGTGAAACTGCTTGGCTTCAGCGAATAATCCTTCGATCGTCCATTTGCGCAATATCATCTTGCTGATAAAAGCTCTGGTTTCTTGCCGTACACGAACCTTGTCAATTTCATGCTGATGTGGACTTCGATAGACAAACCGAGCCCTGTTTTTGGCCGACTCGGGTAAGCAATCTGCTCGCCTGGGGCACTGGCGACAGTGCCCGCCAGTGATTCGGTATCGTTTGATCATCCCGTTATCCAATTTCTCATAAGGGTAGAGAAAATACCCCTCTGGACATTGGTATCGATCAGTCTCACTGTGATACCTGAACTCAGTGGGCGTAAGTTTGCCTTTGCCAAGACGGGCATCGTGCAGCGGTATATAAGTGCGTATCTTGCGTTGCCTAAACGCACTATAAGTTGGCCCCCGACCATATCCACGATCAGCAATCACTTCTTGAACATCAAAACCCATCTCATTACATAAATAGTCGATTCTGTCAGGGAGTATGGGGCCCTCATGAGTAGAGCCCGTCGTGGTATAACAATCAGTAATAATCCGTGTCTTTACATCAGCACTATAGTGAACCTTGTACTTAAGACCACCATCAGTACCTTTACGATAGACCATAGTGGCATCTGGGTCTGAGGCACTGACATGAGTCTGATTAGCCACTCGGCGTTTGCGTTTTCCATGCTGAAAATCATGATACCGCTTCTCATACTGCTTTAAAACTCTGGCATTAGGATCAGCATTCTCGCGCTTTACCAGGGAATCCATGGAGGCATTAGCCTTCACGAGCGTCGCATCAACAACAATCTGCTTGCCGGTGAATCGACCCTGCTTTTGCCATTGCAGCAACATCAGTTTAAATATTTGCTGGTATCTGGATTCTCCCATTCTGTCTCGTATACGGGTTAATGAGGAGTGGTGAGGTACAGACTGGTATAGGGGAATCCGGCAAAACCAACGATATGCCAGATTCAGGTGAACATCACGGCAAAGCTGACGGTCAGACTCAATCCCAAACAAGTAACTGATCAGCTGCATCCGAAAAAACAATACGGGATCAATGGAGGTTCGTCCATTGTCTACGCAGTAGAGTTCTTCGGTCAGGCCATACAAAAACTCCAAATCCAGTAGCTTATCGACCTTCCTTAATAAATGATCTTTGGGAATAAAGCTCTCTAGATCTATCGTCGAGAATAATTCCCGTTGATGCGTTTGTTTGCCTTGCATTGATCTTTACCGGTGGTCGATAGTGAAGTCTATTTTATTATCAACTCAACGTAGTATCAGAGGTTCTTCAACAGGCCGCAAACTTGATCTGACAATAAGGTCTTGCCAAAGGGTGGGATTACTCGGTTTGATAGAGGTGCGAAACTTTATCAACCAAGCGCGAAAGCGCAAAGGAGTAATCCCATGAGTAGTTTTCACCAGAAAATCATCAAACACAAGATCGGTCTGCTTAATCTGGCAGCCGAGCTTGGCAATGTATCCCGCGCCTGCAAGGTGATGGGTTTTTCTCGTGATACTGGAGAAGAAACAGGACGATGATGTTGCCCATGGCGTGATCGAGACCGCTCATCCCGGCTATCTCGGTAGTCAGGATACCTTTTACGTCGGCACCCTCAAGGGCGTGGGACGGATTTACCAGCAGACCTTCGTCGACACTTATTCCAAATGGGCAGCCGCCAAGCTATATACCACCAAAACACCTATCACATCGGCTGATTTGCTCAATGACCGGGTACTGCCGTTCTTCACCGAGCAAAGTATGGGCGTCATCCGTATCCTGACCGACCGCGGTACCGAATATTGCGGCAAGCTGGAGAATCACGATTACCAGCTCTATCTGGCACTCAATGACATTGAGCATTCTAAAACGAAAGCCAACCATCCGCAGACCAACGGTATTTGCGAGCGTTTCCACAAAACCATCTTGCAGGAGTTCTACCAGGTAGCTTTCCGGCGCAAGATTTACCACTCTATTGAAGAGTTACAGTACGATCTGGATGACTGGATGGTGTATTACAACAGCACGCGTACTCACCAGGGCAAGATGTGCTGTGGGCGCACGCCAATGCAAACTTTAATTGTCGCAAAGGAGGTATGGGACGATAAAATCATATATCCGCAACCAAGAGCAAGAGGATGAACGCTACGACCAAATGAAGTTAGATGTTTAGCCGCCTTGGGCGGCTCATGGTTTAGGACGCCTTTGAGGCGTTCACCCAATAAGCCTCCGGCTTTGTCGGAGGTAATTTAACTATCATTGACATATCGTGTCATTAGCTAACAAAAAATGTCACTTATGCATTTGGTTCCAAATACACATGGCATACCGCTCAGGGTTAACAAGGAAATTACTAGATAGTGTCGTCACGAGTATTTAACCAGAGTGCAAGGCAATGGATCTGGACGGCAGCAAGGAAGGAAGAGAGGTTCTTGGCGTAGCGGGTAGCGATGCCGCGCCACTGTTTAAGCGCAAGAAACGTATTCTCGACGAGGTGGCGTTGCCGGTACAGGTGTTTGTCATATTTGCGCTGTCCCTTTCTATTTTTTCGTGGCGGGATCACCACCTGCATGCCCTGAGATTGCGCTTGCTCGACGATGGCATCACTATCGTAACCCTTGTCGGCAATCAGGTGCTAGGCCAGGATGCCGGCAATGAGTCCTTGAACTTGTGTGCAATCTGCACGGGTAGCTTCTGTAGCAATGATTCTGACCGGCATACCATGCGCATCCACGGCCAGATGTACCTTGGTGTTGAGCCCCCTTTTGTACGACTCATCCCCTGATTGCCTCCACGCGCTCCAGCAGCATGCGGATGTACCTTGCAATGGCTTGCATCAATCATCAACCACTCAAAATCGGGGTCATCAATGAGTTGTTCAAGCAGCGCCTCCCAAACACCCCGGTCGCGCCAACGACAGAATCTGCGGTGCGTGTTCTTCCAGTCACCGTAGCTCACGGGCAAATCCTGCCAGGGCGCCCCCGTGCGCAAAATCCAAAACACTGCATTGATGAACTGCCGGTTATCTTTGGCGATGCCGCTCCATTGCTCGCTTTGACCAGGCAAATGCGCCTCAAGAAGCGCCCAAGCCGAATCCGATAGATCGTGCCGCCGTGTACTCTCTGTCATAGGTCAATGCAGTTTAGTGAAATCGAAATTTAACCATATCTTGTGACGATTTTGTCTAGTGTGGGTTGCACTTAGGTTACTAGCTCAACTTCCCTGAGCAAGGCAATGATTTGCTGTTCACTGTACTTCGATTTCTTCATCATAGAGCTCCTTTTGGTTAAGAAAACTCTACTTTAAATTGGATCAAATTTCCGAGGTGACTACAGATGTTATCGAAGAGTTCGCTCAAATTTTCGACAAGGCTACGACAGCATTTTACTTATCTGCGATATAAATGATTGCTGGTTAGTCATAGTATTTTTTTGAACCTTAAGTTGGCATATTTTGTGCTTCAGTAATGCTGTAGCAATATGAAAAAGGCAAACTCTGCGAAAGCAGGGGACGCAAAGTCACTGATCTAAAGGGTAAATACCCCAGGATGGCAGGACTGCCAGATAACGCACCCGTCTTAATCACACTTGTGATTCGACAAGTATCGAATGAAATAATGTTGATACATGCATATCCACGCAGTTCCGTCCTTTTAACTCTAAGGAGGAACCTAAAATGAATATTATTGATCCAGTATTACACGCAAATGGTTTGCCAGTATTAAATAGCAAACTAATACGAATAAATAAATCCAATATGAATAGTATCACTCAATCCAGGATTAACATGATGGTTTTCATGTTATTGATCCTTATCACTATTAGCTTTGTTGCTACAACAGCTCACGCAGCTAACTTACTTTTTCGATCGAACCTTGGCTCCGGTATTTCACTTGGTCCGCTCTACAACTTTAGTACTAATGGCGCATGGCAAGCTGTTAACGGTACAGACAAAGAAACTGGTTATACCTGGCCGGTTTCTGCATTGGGTTCGGATTTTTCCGGAGTTCAATTGATTACTGTCGATCCTATTACTTCTTCAACGATTGGAAACTATATAACCAATCAAATCATACCTGTTACCGGACCAAAGGGAGATTTGATCAATGAGCTTTCTCAGCAAGTGAAAATAAAATTGCCGGTAGGTGCGGGTGGTACACAGGCTCCATTTTTAATCAACAGGCCTTGGAAAATTGGCGACGTTAATGACTTGTACATTACCTATTGGTTCAGATATCAAGCAGATTTGGAAACACAGCTAGATGCTACAGTTCCTGGGGGAAATTGGCGTGCCCATTTTGAGTTCAAAACAGGAGGTTACAACAATACGTGGATGGGTGATTACCGCATCACGGTTTATGTCGTGAAGGGAGGTGATGGTAAGCTTTATTGGCTCACGAAGGGTGATAATGTTGCCAATGGCCCATTTACACCGGTTGATTATTGGATTGAGACTAACCGCATTGCACCAATACCAATTGATAAATGGTCCAAATTTGAGGTTTACTGGCATCGGTCAGGTGGTAGTGACGGACGCTTCTGGGTGGCGATTGACGGTGAGGTGATTGTTGATCACCATGGACCAAATATGGGGGATTATAAGCTTCCTATAACCCGAATATTTATCAGCAATCCTTATAGTGGTGGGCATGCAACAGTGGATAATCACACAACAGGGCTGCAAATATGGAATGGTTTTCCATGCGGTGAGGGAATGTCTTGCTACAATTTCGATACCGTAGCTCCAACTATACCTTCTTCAGTCGCTGCGAAAATATCAAAATATACGACTGCTGCCGGCGTTGCATTAACGTGGGGTGCATCCTCGGATAATGTAGGGGTTGCAGGATACAACATATATCGGAATGGGACAAAAATCGGTGTAACTACGACAAATAAGTTTAATGATGTCATTACAGGTACCGCCAAGGGAACTCTTTATAGTTACACAGTTAAGGCCTTTGATGCTGAAGATAATTTATCCACGGTAAGTACCGCAGCGCTAGTGACTTATTGAGGAAGATTGTTCGTCAATAAGCTCTAGAGAAATGTCATTCCCGTCAGGAAATACCTCTGGCGGGAATGAAACCAAAGCATACACTTAGAGGGTGTGTAATCGCCTCGGAAATTTGATCCAACTTAAAGTAGAGTTTTCTTAACCAAAGGAGCTCTATGATGAAGAAATCGAAGTACAGTGAACAGCAAATCACTGCCTTGCTCAGGGAAGTTGAGCTAGGTGCCAAAGTCAACGAGACCTGTCGCAAGTACGGCATCAGTGATGCGACATACTACAAATGGAAATCCGCTTACGGGTGGTATTATGGATGCATCGCAACTCAGGCATCTGAAGGAACTTCAAGCCGAGAACGCCAAGCTCAAGAAGATGTGTGCTGAGCTGGCACTCATGCACAATGCGCTGCAGGATGTTGTCACAAAAAAGCTATAGCCCCGGCGAAAAAGGTTGAGATAGTTCAGTTTATGACTGCGGAACATGAGTTATCCTCCCGTCAGGCCTGCCGGGCGATCCGGATGGCGAGATCGTTACTCTATTACCGGGCCAGCAGTAAGAATGACGAAGGCGTGATCGAAGCCATGCCTTCAACATTCCCCTTGTCATTGCCACGGCCAGGCCGCCCAAACTTATCTTCAAACAAGTAATGATTTTGCAGTTCACTGAACGCCTTGGTACGCTGACGCTCTTCATCACCCAGTATCTTGGCCACTGCAATTTTGGTGTTGTCGTATAGGATCGATTGTGGCACCCCACCCAAAAATGCAAAAGCAGCAACATGCCCATCCAGAAAGGATTCAGTATCTTCGGTCGGATAGGCTTTGACAAAGCAGCCATCCGAATGCGGCATACCAAGGCAGAAATAATGGAATCGACAATTAAAGTTTGCATTGGCGTGCGCCCACAGCACATCTTGCCCTGGTGAGTACGCGTGCTGTTGTAATACACCATCCAGTCATCCAGATCGTACTGTAACTCTTCAATAGAGTGGTAAATCTTGCGCCGGAAAGCTACCTGGTAGAACTCCTGCAAGATGGTTTTGTGGAAACGCTCGCAAATACCGTTGGTCTGCGGATGGTTGGCTTTCGTTTTAGAATGCTCAATGTCATTGAGTGCCAGATAGAGCTGGTAATCGTGATTCTCCAGCTTGCCGCAATATTCGGTACCGCGGTCGGTCAGGATACGGATGACGCCCATACTTTGCTCGGTGAAGAACGGCAGTACCCGGTCATTGAGCAAATCAGCCGATGTGATAGGTGTTTTGGTGGTATATAGCTTGGCGGCTGCCCATTTGGAATAAGTGTCGACGAAGGTCTGCTGGTAAATCCGTCCCACGCCCTTGAGGGTGCCGACGTAAAAGGTATCCTGACTACCGAGATAGCCGGGATGAGCGGTCTCGATCACGCCATGGGCAACATCATCGTCCTGTTTCTTCTCCAGTATCACGAGAAAAACCCATCACCTTGCAGGCGCGGGATACATTGCCAAGCTCGGCTGCCAGATTAAGCAGACCGATCTTGTGTTTGATGATTTTCTGGTGAAAACTACTCATGGGATTACTCCTTTGCGCTTTCGCGCTTGGTTGATAAAGTTTCGCACCTCTATCAAACCGAGTAATCCCACCCTTTGGCAAGACCTTATTGTCAGATCAAGTTTGCGGCCTGTTGAAAAAGCCAGTTTTATGCCGAGACTGCTTCATGTGGAAAAAATTTTGGTATGCGTCTAAAGTAATTTAGATAATTTTGTACTTTCAATATTTCTTCTCGGAGAGACAGATATTTTTTCAAAAGCCAATAAATACTTGGCGATTGCTTGACGATTCGCTTAATGTTTTGGGCCATTGCGGTCATCAGAGCCTGAATCGATACTTTCTGTAATCCCCGGTAACGGGCACGTCTTAGTCCGTGAAACTGCTTGGCTTCAGCGAATAATCCTTCGATCGTCCATTTGCGCAATATCATCTTGCTGATAAAAGCTCTGGTTTCTTGCCGTACACGAACCTTGTCAATTTCATGCTGATGTGGACTTCGATAGACAAACCGAGCCCTGTTTTGGCCGACTCGGGTAAGCAATCTGCTCGCCTGGGGCACTGGCGACAGTGCCCGCCAGTGATTCGGTATCGTTTGATCATCCCGTTATCCAATTTCTCATAAGGGTAGAGAAAATACCCCTCTGGACATTGGTATCGATCAGTCTCACTGTGATACCTGAACTCAGTGGGCGTAAGTTTGCCTTTGCCAAGACGGGCATCGTGCAGCGGTATATAAGTGCGTATCTTGCGTTGCCTAAACGCACTATAAGTTGGCCCCCGACCATATCCACGATCAGCAATCACTTCTTGAACATCAAAACCCATCTCATTACATAAATAGTCGATTCTGTCAGGGAGTATGGGGCCCTCATGAGTAGAGCCCGTCGTGGTATAACAATCAGTAATAATCCGTGTCTTTACATCAGCACTATAGTG is part of the Gammaproteobacteria bacterium genome and encodes:
- the tagD gene encoding glycerol-3-phosphate cytidylyltransferase — its product is MKRLITYGTFDLLHYGHINLLRRVKAMGDYLIVGLSTDEFNWDEKHKKCYFDYEKRKQLLEAVRYVDLVIREESWDQKRSDIHKYHADVFAIGDDWKGKFDFLQEEGCEVVYLSRTPEISTTQIKKDLNR
- a CDS encoding IS1182 family transposase, which translates into the protein MQGKQTHQRELFSTIDLESFIPKDHLLRKVDKLLDLEFLYGLTEELYCVDNGRTSIDPVLFFRMQLISYLFGIESDRQLCRDVHLNLAYRWFCRIPLYQSVPHHSSLTRIRDRMGESRYQQIFKLMLLQWQKQGRFTGKQIVVDATLVKANASMDSLVKRENADPNARVLKQYEKRYHDFQHGKRKRRVANQTHVSASDPDATMVYRKGTDGGLKYKVHYSADVKTRIITDCYTTTGSTHEGPILPDRIDYLCNEMGFDVQEVIADRGYGRGPTYSAFRQRKIRTYIPLHDARLGKGKLTPTEFRYHSETDRYQCPEGYFLYPYEKLDNGMIKRYRITGGHCRQCPRRADCLPESAKNRARFVYRSPHQHEIDKVRVRQETRAFISKMILRKWTIEGLFAEAKQFHGLRRARYRGLQKVSIQALMTAMAQNIKRIVKQSPSIYWLLKKYLSLREEILKVQNYLNYFRRIPKFFPHEAVSA
- a CDS encoding transposase, whose amino-acid sequence is MMKKSKYSEQQITALLREVELGAKVNETCRKYGISDATYYKWKSAYGWYYGCIATQASEGTSSRERQAQEDVC
- a CDS encoding transposase codes for the protein MLTRVGQNRARFVYRSPHQHEIDKVRVRQETRAFISKMILRKWTIEGLFAEAKQFHGLRRARYRGLQKVSIQALMTAMAQNIKRIVKQSPSIYWLLKKYLSLREEILKVQNYLNYFRRIPKFFPHEAVSA
- a CDS encoding transposase, which translates into the protein MQLISYLFGIESDRQLCRDVHLNLAYRWFCRIPLYQSVPHHSSLTRIRDRMGESRYQQIFKLMLLQWQKQGRFTGKQIVVDATLVKANASMDSLVKRENADPNARVLKQYEKRYHDFQHGKRKRRVANQTHVSASDPDATMVYRKGTDGGLKYKVHYSADVKTRIITDCYTTTGSTHEGPILPDRIDYLCNEMGFDVQEVIADRGYGRGPTYSAFRQRKIRTYIPLHDARLGKGKLTPTEFRYHSETDRYQCPEGYFLYPYEKLDNGMIKRYRITGGHCRQCPRRADCLPESAKTGLGLSIEVHISMKLTRFVYGKKPELLSAR